The following coding sequences lie in one Arachis stenosperma cultivar V10309 chromosome 5, arast.V10309.gnm1.PFL2, whole genome shotgun sequence genomic window:
- the LOC130982046 gene encoding WPP domain-interacting tail-anchored protein 2 isoform X3, with amino-acid sequence MMEEKLLGCEESMKQFQQQLLELKMQSTQLQKTIAALKDDNCKMERVYNLLENSQLTDMKVKSSDQMVEQRKYLLRMLEKSLVRELDLEKKLVELRKNEELKLKLHYTEQVAFRMEEAAEVVWGRFLEADNAVEVLMGISKGLMGRLQLTEFNLNGSIHRENELKSKIQDFIEQVKDKDAAIEKLERCNAENMQLKSEVLALKEKVKLREEEQRDFELRLNSVIAENETSQEQLIELENLVVSLKESVDIAENRAETAEAKVTQLTETNMELNEELNFHKGSASAAEKKVGLLEKQLRELDSQLQNAKASSEASQEQQNMLYTAIWDMEILIEELKSKASKAESKKESAEEQCIVLSNTILELNKELDLLRSSMISMKLSLDHACNSKLSSAKEIDTRSKFIMDMIMQLAAERERINKQLHALRNENKCLVEKLQDIKIGAPLDACNNGLNNRNEDQDSNIDSSNGSCTKSSDEEGADPLNNTFKVGEQAGEASSETQAVSYISSSKSSKWRNFTILLMALIIVPLVSVLAFFLFDNETFSLLKASFDG; translated from the exons ATGATGGAAGAAAAATTGCTTGGCTGTGAAGAATCTATGAAGCAGTTTCAGCAGCAGCTATTGGAGTTGAAGATGCAGTCAACCCAGTTACAGAAAACAATTGCTGCTTTAAAAGATGATAATT GCAAAATGGAGAGGGTCTATAATTTATTGGAAAACAGTCAACTGACAGATATGAAAGTAAAATCCAGTGATCAGATGGTTGAACAACGAAAATATCTTCTTCGAATGCTTGAGAAGTCCCTCGTGAGGGAGCTAGATCTTGAAAAGAAGTTAGTGGAGCTGAGGAAAAATGAAGAGCTAAAGCTGAAACTTCACTACACGGAACAGGTAGCGTTTCGTAtggaagaagcagcagaagttGTTTGGGGAAGATTTCTAGAGGCAGACAATGCCGTGGAGGTGTTGATGGGGATTTCCAAAGGTCTAATGGGGCGCCTCCAACTAACTGAGTTCAACCTCAATGGTTCTATTCACCGAGAAAATGAGCTGAAATCCAAAATTCAAGATTTCATCGAACAAGTCAAGGATAAAGATGCCGCTATAGAGAAGCTTGAGAGATGTAATGCCGAGAATATGCAGCTGAAGTCTGAAGTGTTGGCTTTAAAGGAAAAGGTCAAACTCCGCGAAGAAGAGCAAAGGGATTTTGAGCTTCGGCTAAATTCTGTGATTGCAGAGAATGAAACTAGTCAAGAGCAACTCATTGAACTGGAAAATTTGGTTGTTTCCCTCAAAGAAAGTGTTGACATTGCCGAAAATCGGGCGGAGACTGCAGAAGCAAAGGTTACACAGTTAACTGAGACCAACATGGAACTTAACGAAGAGCTGAATTTTCACAAAGGAAGTGCAAGTGCTGCAGAGAAGAAAGTTGGTTTACTCGAGAAGCAACTAAGGGAATTAGATAGCCAGCTGCAGAATGCAAAGGCATCTTCTGAAGCAAGTCAAGAACAGCAGAACATGTTATACACAGCAATATGGGATATGGAAATATTGATTGAAGAGCTAAAATCAAAGGCTTCAAAAGctgaaagtaagaaagagagTGCTGAAGAGCAATGCATTGTGCTATCCAATACTATCTTAGAACTTAATAAAGAATTGGATCTCCTCAGGTCCAGCATGATCAGCATGAAATTATCTTTGGATCATGCTTGCAATTCAAAATTATCCAGTGCCAAAGAAATTGATACCAGATCCAAGTTTATCATGGATATGATAATGCAACTAGCTGCCGAAAGGGAGCGTATCAATAAACAG CTACATGCTTTGAGAAATGAAAACAAATGTCTGGTAGAGAAGTTACAGGATATTAAAATTGGCGCCCCTCTAGATGCTTGCAACAACGGACTAAATAATAGAAATGAAGATCAAGATTCCAACATTGACTCAAGCAATGGTAGCTGTACAAAATCATCTGATGAAGAAGGAGCAGATCCCTTGAATAACACCTTCAAG GTGGGTGAACAAGCAGGAGAGGCAAGCTCTGAAACACAAGCAGTATCATATATATCATCAAGCAAGTCCTCTAAATGGAGGAACTTCACAATACTTTTAATGGCACTGATCATTGTTCCACTGGTTTCTGTGTTAGCTTTCTTCTTATTCGATAATGAAACGTTTTCCCTTTTGAAAGCTTCATTTGATGGCTAA
- the LOC130982046 gene encoding WPP domain-interacting tail-anchored protein 2 isoform X2, producing MDESTEKVQEGLCATDADFRKLYSVEGISTKEDDMQEMEIALQALTEIDFRLAYFSEKLMNLHVLYIYLLARENDLEAIDTKDDCILANFFERAMTFDLLSGILDSEVRELDNFMDTLQEEIVDARRKIFSCRHLTEVSHMMEEKLLGCEESMKQFQQQLLELKMQSTQLQKTIAALKDDNCKMERVYNLLENSQLTDMKVKSSDQMVEQRKYLLRMLEKSLVRELDLEKKLVELRKNEELKLKLHYTEQVAFRMEEAAEVVWGRFLEADNAVEVLMGISKGLMGRLQLTEFNLNGSIHRENELKSKIQDFIEQVKDKDAAIEKLERCNAENMQLKSEVLALKEKVKLREEEQRDFELRLNSVIAENETSQEQLIELENLVVSLKESVDIAENRAETAEAKVTQLTETNMELNEELNFHKGSASAAEKKVGLLEKQLRELDSQLQNAKASSEASQEQQNMLYTAIWDMEILIEELKSKASKAESKKESAEEQCIVLSNTILELNKELDLLRSSMISMKLSLDHACNSKLSSAKEIDTRSKFIMDMIMQLAAERERINKQLHALRNENKCLVEKLQDIKIGAPLDACNNGLNNRNEDQDSNIDSSNGSCTKSSDEEGADPLNNTFKAGG from the exons ATGGATGAATCTACCGAGAAAGTTCAAGAAGGCTTATGTGCTACAGATGCCGATTTTAGAAAACTCTACTCAGTTGAGGGGATCTCAACTAAAGAAGATGACATGCAAGAAATGGAGATAGCACTTCAAGCCTTAACGGAGATAGACTTTCGCTTAGCATATTTTTCTGAAAAACTAATGAACCTGCATGTACTTTATATTTATCTGTTGGCCCGGGAAAATGATCTCGAAGCAATAGATACGAAGGATGACTGCATCTTGGCAAACTTCTTTGAGAGGGCAATGACGTTTGATCTATTGTCTGGCATTTTAGATTCAGAGGTAAGAGAGCTGGACAATTTCATGGACACTCTGCAGGAAGAAATTGTTGATGCCCGTCGTAAAATATTTTCATGCAGACATTTGACAGAAGTTTCTCATATGATGGAAGAAAAATTGCTTGGCTGTGAAGAATCTATGAAGCAGTTTCAGCAGCAGCTATTGGAGTTGAAGATGCAGTCAACCCAGTTACAGAAAACAATTGCTGCTTTAAAAGATGATAATT GCAAAATGGAGAGGGTCTATAATTTATTGGAAAACAGTCAACTGACAGATATGAAAGTAAAATCCAGTGATCAGATGGTTGAACAACGAAAATATCTTCTTCGAATGCTTGAGAAGTCCCTCGTGAGGGAGCTAGATCTTGAAAAGAAGTTAGTGGAGCTGAGGAAAAATGAAGAGCTAAAGCTGAAACTTCACTACACGGAACAGGTAGCGTTTCGTAtggaagaagcagcagaagttGTTTGGGGAAGATTTCTAGAGGCAGACAATGCCGTGGAGGTGTTGATGGGGATTTCCAAAGGTCTAATGGGGCGCCTCCAACTAACTGAGTTCAACCTCAATGGTTCTATTCACCGAGAAAATGAGCTGAAATCCAAAATTCAAGATTTCATCGAACAAGTCAAGGATAAAGATGCCGCTATAGAGAAGCTTGAGAGATGTAATGCCGAGAATATGCAGCTGAAGTCTGAAGTGTTGGCTTTAAAGGAAAAGGTCAAACTCCGCGAAGAAGAGCAAAGGGATTTTGAGCTTCGGCTAAATTCTGTGATTGCAGAGAATGAAACTAGTCAAGAGCAACTCATTGAACTGGAAAATTTGGTTGTTTCCCTCAAAGAAAGTGTTGACATTGCCGAAAATCGGGCGGAGACTGCAGAAGCAAAGGTTACACAGTTAACTGAGACCAACATGGAACTTAACGAAGAGCTGAATTTTCACAAAGGAAGTGCAAGTGCTGCAGAGAAGAAAGTTGGTTTACTCGAGAAGCAACTAAGGGAATTAGATAGCCAGCTGCAGAATGCAAAGGCATCTTCTGAAGCAAGTCAAGAACAGCAGAACATGTTATACACAGCAATATGGGATATGGAAATATTGATTGAAGAGCTAAAATCAAAGGCTTCAAAAGctgaaagtaagaaagagagTGCTGAAGAGCAATGCATTGTGCTATCCAATACTATCTTAGAACTTAATAAAGAATTGGATCTCCTCAGGTCCAGCATGATCAGCATGAAATTATCTTTGGATCATGCTTGCAATTCAAAATTATCCAGTGCCAAAGAAATTGATACCAGATCCAAGTTTATCATGGATATGATAATGCAACTAGCTGCCGAAAGGGAGCGTATCAATAAACAG CTACATGCTTTGAGAAATGAAAACAAATGTCTGGTAGAGAAGTTACAGGATATTAAAATTGGCGCCCCTCTAGATGCTTGCAACAACGGACTAAATAATAGAAATGAAGATCAAGATTCCAACATTGACTCAAGCAATGGTAGCTGTACAAAATCATCTGATGAAGAAGGAGCAGATCCCTTGAATAACACCTTCAAGGCAG GTGGGTGA
- the LOC130982046 gene encoding WPP domain-interacting tail-anchored protein 2 isoform X1, with the protein MDESTEKVQEGLCATDADFRKLYSVEGISTKEDDMQEMEIALQALTEIDFRLAYFSEKLMNLHVLYIYLLARENDLEAIDTKDDCILANFFERAMTFDLLSGILDSEVRELDNFMDTLQEEIVDARRKIFSCRHLTEVSHMMEEKLLGCEESMKQFQQQLLELKMQSTQLQKTIAALKDDNCKMERVYNLLENSQLTDMKVKSSDQMVEQRKYLLRMLEKSLVRELDLEKKLVELRKNEELKLKLHYTEQVAFRMEEAAEVVWGRFLEADNAVEVLMGISKGLMGRLQLTEFNLNGSIHRENELKSKIQDFIEQVKDKDAAIEKLERCNAENMQLKSEVLALKEKVKLREEEQRDFELRLNSVIAENETSQEQLIELENLVVSLKESVDIAENRAETAEAKVTQLTETNMELNEELNFHKGSASAAEKKVGLLEKQLRELDSQLQNAKASSEASQEQQNMLYTAIWDMEILIEELKSKASKAESKKESAEEQCIVLSNTILELNKELDLLRSSMISMKLSLDHACNSKLSSAKEIDTRSKFIMDMIMQLAAERERINKQLHALRNENKCLVEKLQDIKIGAPLDACNNGLNNRNEDQDSNIDSSNGSCTKSSDEEGADPLNNTFKVGEQAGEASSETQAVSYISSSKSSKWRNFTILLMALIIVPLVSVLAFFLFDNETFSLLKASFDG; encoded by the exons ATGGATGAATCTACCGAGAAAGTTCAAGAAGGCTTATGTGCTACAGATGCCGATTTTAGAAAACTCTACTCAGTTGAGGGGATCTCAACTAAAGAAGATGACATGCAAGAAATGGAGATAGCACTTCAAGCCTTAACGGAGATAGACTTTCGCTTAGCATATTTTTCTGAAAAACTAATGAACCTGCATGTACTTTATATTTATCTGTTGGCCCGGGAAAATGATCTCGAAGCAATAGATACGAAGGATGACTGCATCTTGGCAAACTTCTTTGAGAGGGCAATGACGTTTGATCTATTGTCTGGCATTTTAGATTCAGAGGTAAGAGAGCTGGACAATTTCATGGACACTCTGCAGGAAGAAATTGTTGATGCCCGTCGTAAAATATTTTCATGCAGACATTTGACAGAAGTTTCTCATATGATGGAAGAAAAATTGCTTGGCTGTGAAGAATCTATGAAGCAGTTTCAGCAGCAGCTATTGGAGTTGAAGATGCAGTCAACCCAGTTACAGAAAACAATTGCTGCTTTAAAAGATGATAATT GCAAAATGGAGAGGGTCTATAATTTATTGGAAAACAGTCAACTGACAGATATGAAAGTAAAATCCAGTGATCAGATGGTTGAACAACGAAAATATCTTCTTCGAATGCTTGAGAAGTCCCTCGTGAGGGAGCTAGATCTTGAAAAGAAGTTAGTGGAGCTGAGGAAAAATGAAGAGCTAAAGCTGAAACTTCACTACACGGAACAGGTAGCGTTTCGTAtggaagaagcagcagaagttGTTTGGGGAAGATTTCTAGAGGCAGACAATGCCGTGGAGGTGTTGATGGGGATTTCCAAAGGTCTAATGGGGCGCCTCCAACTAACTGAGTTCAACCTCAATGGTTCTATTCACCGAGAAAATGAGCTGAAATCCAAAATTCAAGATTTCATCGAACAAGTCAAGGATAAAGATGCCGCTATAGAGAAGCTTGAGAGATGTAATGCCGAGAATATGCAGCTGAAGTCTGAAGTGTTGGCTTTAAAGGAAAAGGTCAAACTCCGCGAAGAAGAGCAAAGGGATTTTGAGCTTCGGCTAAATTCTGTGATTGCAGAGAATGAAACTAGTCAAGAGCAACTCATTGAACTGGAAAATTTGGTTGTTTCCCTCAAAGAAAGTGTTGACATTGCCGAAAATCGGGCGGAGACTGCAGAAGCAAAGGTTACACAGTTAACTGAGACCAACATGGAACTTAACGAAGAGCTGAATTTTCACAAAGGAAGTGCAAGTGCTGCAGAGAAGAAAGTTGGTTTACTCGAGAAGCAACTAAGGGAATTAGATAGCCAGCTGCAGAATGCAAAGGCATCTTCTGAAGCAAGTCAAGAACAGCAGAACATGTTATACACAGCAATATGGGATATGGAAATATTGATTGAAGAGCTAAAATCAAAGGCTTCAAAAGctgaaagtaagaaagagagTGCTGAAGAGCAATGCATTGTGCTATCCAATACTATCTTAGAACTTAATAAAGAATTGGATCTCCTCAGGTCCAGCATGATCAGCATGAAATTATCTTTGGATCATGCTTGCAATTCAAAATTATCCAGTGCCAAAGAAATTGATACCAGATCCAAGTTTATCATGGATATGATAATGCAACTAGCTGCCGAAAGGGAGCGTATCAATAAACAG CTACATGCTTTGAGAAATGAAAACAAATGTCTGGTAGAGAAGTTACAGGATATTAAAATTGGCGCCCCTCTAGATGCTTGCAACAACGGACTAAATAATAGAAATGAAGATCAAGATTCCAACATTGACTCAAGCAATGGTAGCTGTACAAAATCATCTGATGAAGAAGGAGCAGATCCCTTGAATAACACCTTCAAG GTGGGTGAACAAGCAGGAGAGGCAAGCTCTGAAACACAAGCAGTATCATATATATCATCAAGCAAGTCCTCTAAATGGAGGAACTTCACAATACTTTTAATGGCACTGATCATTGTTCCACTGGTTTCTGTGTTAGCTTTCTTCTTATTCGATAATGAAACGTTTTCCCTTTTGAAAGCTTCATTTGATGGCTAA